From a region of the Constantimarinum furrinae genome:
- a CDS encoding prohibitin family protein: MDKLPKIGIPVIIVIIILIILIAKSAVTIGSGEAGVLYKTFDDGVVTDKPPLGEGFHLVAPWNKVFIYEVRQQEILEKMNVLSSNGLDIKLEASVWFQPDFTSLGKLHQEKSEMYKERVLLPAIRSAARSVVGRYTPEQLYSSKRDAIQQEIFEETKKIVEDQYIQLNEVLVRDVTLPPTIKDAIERKLKQEQESLEYEFRLVTAAKEAEKVIIEAQGKADANRILSASLTDKILQDKGIEATLELSKSPNSKVVVIGSGDSGLPLILGDN, encoded by the coding sequence ATGGATAAATTACCAAAAATCGGGATTCCCGTAATTATTGTTATAATCATATTGATCATTTTAATCGCAAAATCTGCGGTGACCATTGGTTCCGGAGAAGCCGGAGTACTATATAAGACTTTTGATGATGGTGTTGTTACCGACAAGCCTCCCTTAGGCGAGGGCTTTCATCTGGTAGCACCCTGGAATAAAGTGTTCATTTATGAGGTAAGACAACAAGAAATTCTTGAGAAGATGAATGTTCTTTCATCTAATGGATTGGATATAAAATTAGAAGCATCGGTTTGGTTCCAGCCAGACTTTACAAGCTTGGGAAAATTACATCAAGAAAAAAGTGAAATGTATAAAGAGCGTGTTTTACTTCCGGCTATTCGGTCGGCTGCCCGAAGTGTAGTAGGACGCTATACCCCCGAACAATTATATTCAAGTAAACGTGATGCCATCCAACAGGAAATTTTTGAAGAAACAAAAAAGATCGTGGAAGACCAATACATTCAATTAAATGAAGTGTTGGTTCGTGATGTTACATTACCTCCAACCATTAAAGATGCGATTGAACGTAAATTAAAGCAGGAACAAGAGTCTCTGGAATATGAATTCCGTTTAGTTACTGCTGCCAAGGAAGCAGAAAAAGTGATCATTGAGGCCCAAGGTAAAGCCGATGCAAACCGTATCCTAAGTGCGTCTTTAACCGACAAGATCCTTCAGGATAAGGGTATTGAAGCCACTCTGGAGCTGTCTAAATCTCCTAACTCGAAAGTTGTGGTGATAGGCTCCGGAGACAGTGGATTGCCGCTTATACTGGGCGATAATTAA
- a CDS encoding sodium:solute symporter family protein, producing MKLDTLDWILILSFFVIFLIIGLVVAKRSGKNTSEFFLSGRNMPWWLLGISMVATTFSADTPNLVTDIVRQNGVSGNWVWWTFLITGMLTVFVYAKLWRRSKVLTDLQFYELRYSGKEAAFLRGFRAIYLGVFFNVMIMASVCLAAIKIGGIMFGLAPWECVLYASVITVAYSSIGGLRGVIFTDFLQFIVAMIGSVWAAYYIVNMPEIGGLQNLLAHENVTDKLNFLPDFNDTKSLMVLLIIPIAVQWWSVWYPGAEPGGGGYIAQRMLSAKDEKNAIGATLLFNVAHYALRPWPWIIIALASLVLYPQLSDIGAEFPNAVLGHDLGYSAMLTNLPAGLLGLVVASLIAAFMSTISTHLNWGSSYISLDFYKRFIKPEATEKELVHIGRLSTIVLMVLAAALALLLSSALSTFEILLQIGAGTGLIFILRWFWWRVNAYSEIAGMIVSFIVALTFEFTDLGLEGHEKLIYGVAITTVSWIAVTLLTRPTNTKTLANFYNSVTPYGMGWKPFKEKAQSENISLKTTHDVFTVDLASMLLGILFVYTSLFGTGYIIYGNYTGAAILLGIAILSAILIFKLWKRK from the coding sequence ATGAAATTAGATACGCTGGACTGGATCCTCATTCTCTCCTTTTTTGTCATATTCTTAATCATAGGTCTTGTTGTTGCAAAACGTTCGGGTAAAAACACCAGTGAATTCTTTCTCTCCGGACGAAATATGCCATGGTGGTTACTTGGAATTTCGATGGTAGCAACCACATTTTCTGCCGACACCCCTAATCTGGTTACCGATATTGTTCGCCAAAACGGTGTTTCGGGGAACTGGGTATGGTGGACCTTTCTCATCACAGGGATGCTTACCGTATTTGTGTATGCAAAGCTTTGGAGACGATCGAAAGTTTTAACCGACCTACAGTTTTATGAACTGCGTTACAGTGGTAAGGAGGCTGCTTTTTTGAGGGGATTCCGGGCCATTTATCTCGGTGTCTTTTTTAACGTGATGATCATGGCATCCGTGTGTCTGGCTGCCATAAAGATTGGAGGGATTATGTTTGGACTGGCACCATGGGAATGTGTTCTTTACGCTTCGGTTATTACGGTGGCCTATAGTTCAATTGGTGGACTTAGAGGCGTTATTTTTACAGATTTCCTACAGTTTATCGTAGCCATGATAGGTTCGGTATGGGCGGCGTATTACATAGTGAATATGCCCGAAATTGGAGGATTACAAAATCTTCTCGCTCATGAAAATGTGACCGATAAGCTTAATTTCCTACCCGATTTCAACGACACTAAGTCTCTAATGGTCTTGTTGATCATACCCATTGCGGTTCAATGGTGGAGCGTTTGGTATCCCGGAGCGGAACCCGGTGGTGGTGGTTATATTGCACAGCGAATGCTTTCAGCAAAGGACGAAAAAAACGCCATTGGCGCTACCCTACTGTTTAATGTAGCTCACTACGCGCTGCGCCCTTGGCCTTGGATCATTATTGCGCTGGCCTCCTTGGTTCTTTATCCGCAGCTTTCAGATATTGGAGCTGAATTTCCAAATGCCGTGTTGGGACATGATCTGGGATATTCGGCTATGTTAACCAACCTGCCCGCAGGATTATTAGGATTGGTGGTGGCATCGCTCATAGCGGCCTTTATGAGTACCATATCCACACATCTCAATTGGGGCTCCTCCTATATTTCACTCGATTTTTATAAGCGTTTTATAAAACCTGAAGCTACCGAAAAGGAGCTGGTACATATAGGCAGGTTGTCTACTATAGTTCTAATGGTCCTTGCTGCGGCCCTGGCCTTATTGCTTAGCAGTGCACTTAGTACTTTTGAGATATTGTTACAAATTGGTGCCGGTACGGGATTGATATTTATCCTGCGCTGGTTCTGGTGGCGCGTAAACGCTTATAGTGAAATTGCAGGGATGATCGTCTCCTTTATTGTGGCGCTAACGTTTGAATTTACAGACCTCGGGCTTGAAGGCCACGAAAAACTTATTTATGGAGTTGCCATTACAACCGTGAGTTGGATCGCAGTTACACTGTTAACACGGCCTACCAACACAAAGACTCTGGCAAATTTCTATAATTCGGTGACACCTTACGGTATGGGCTGGAAACCCTTTAAGGAAAAGGCTCAAAGCGAGAACATTTCTTTAAAGACTACACACGATGTTTTTACCGTGGATCTGGCTTCTATGTTATTAGGCATACTTTTCGTTTATACCTCACTATTTGGAACGGGTTATATAATCTACGGAAATTACACCGGAGCAGCCATTTTATTAGGTATAGCGATTCTATCGGCGATACTGATCTTTAAACTCTGGAAACGCAAATAA
- a CDS encoding OmpA family protein: MKNFLIAFAVFLVWSFFGLWLYSLLQPKKEMALDTSITTAAVQSDSVDTSAIEKTLIPKDSISMIRTEGDSLILSSEKRLSESISKTALKATTAEDDILFLYPEGISINKNSPEIYVPESAKDFKYRLNSYLIEHPDMELHILSLYSATENIQSPNLGIQRGNKIKQLLMEIGIPRNKIVVKPIIKEIDFDHKGNYENSISFLFKPLDQARLATLKSRIPEPVTIYPKYSSSGILVNEELTNLLAQVIRIVQEKPDITIEITGHTDNVGNDTDNYIAGLDYARQVRWYLITKGNLDRKQVIASSKGESDPIDTNNSQRGREANRRIEVKFY; this comes from the coding sequence ATGAAGAATTTTTTAATAGCCTTCGCCGTTTTTTTGGTATGGTCTTTTTTTGGGTTATGGTTGTATTCCCTTCTCCAGCCTAAAAAAGAAATGGCGCTGGACACTTCAATAACGACAGCAGCTGTGCAATCAGATTCGGTGGATACTTCAGCAATTGAAAAAACCCTTATTCCTAAAGATTCTATTTCTATGATTCGAACGGAAGGCGATTCCCTGATATTGAGTTCCGAAAAAAGACTTTCAGAAAGCATTTCAAAAACCGCCCTTAAGGCCACAACTGCGGAAGACGACATCCTGTTTTTATACCCTGAAGGAATCTCAATCAATAAAAATAGTCCCGAGATCTATGTTCCGGAGTCTGCAAAAGATTTTAAATACCGACTAAATAGTTATTTGATCGAACACCCTGATATGGAATTGCATATACTCTCTCTCTACAGTGCTACCGAAAATATTCAATCGCCAAATCTCGGTATTCAAAGGGGAAATAAAATAAAGCAATTGCTAATGGAAATTGGTATTCCAAGAAATAAAATCGTTGTAAAACCCATTATCAAAGAAATAGATTTTGATCACAAAGGAAATTATGAGAATAGTATTTCTTTTTTATTTAAACCTCTGGATCAGGCTAGACTGGCAACCTTAAAAAGTAGGATCCCTGAGCCCGTTACCATATATCCCAAATATTCATCCAGCGGAATCCTTGTTAACGAGGAACTTACCAACCTTTTAGCACAGGTAATTCGAATTGTTCAGGAAAAACCCGATATTACCATAGAAATTACGGGACATACCGACAATGTAGGGAATGACACCGACAATTATATTGCAGGCCTGGATTATGCCAGACAAGTACGCTGGTATCTTATCACCAAAGGTAATTTGGATAGAAAACAAGTGATCGCTTCCTCTAAGGGAGAATCGGATCCTATAGATACGAATAACTCGCAGCGCGGTAGAGAAGCTAACCGAAGAATAGAAGTAAAATTTTACTAA
- the hisG gene encoding ATP phosphoribosyltransferase: MKKLKIALQKSGRLHDESLRLLKDCGISIDNGRDQLKATAKNFPMEIYYLRNGDIPKYLMDGVVDCAIIGENLIVEKGIDIIVKEKLGFSKCRVSIAVPRSFEYSDIQDLQNKRIATSYPETTRKFMESQGLEAELHIINGSVEIAPNIGLSDAICDIVSSGSTLFKNNLQEVAVIMESEAVLAVSPKLESSADKLLQQLAFRIQSVLKGRSYRYVLLNAPNNKIEAIVEILPGMKSPTILPLAEAGWSSVHSVVNRDVFWEVIEELKQHGAEGILVCPIEKMVL, translated from the coding sequence ATGAAAAAATTAAAAATTGCATTACAAAAATCGGGTCGGCTTCACGATGAGTCTCTTAGGTTGCTGAAAGACTGCGGTATTTCAATAGATAATGGAAGAGATCAACTTAAAGCAACTGCGAAAAACTTCCCGATGGAAATCTACTATTTGCGAAATGGCGATATCCCAAAATATCTCATGGATGGCGTCGTGGATTGTGCGATAATTGGAGAAAATCTTATCGTGGAAAAAGGGATCGATATCATCGTGAAGGAAAAACTCGGGTTTTCAAAATGCAGGGTATCTATCGCTGTTCCCAGATCATTTGAGTATAGTGATATTCAAGATCTTCAGAATAAGCGAATTGCCACGTCATATCCCGAAACTACTCGAAAATTCATGGAGTCGCAGGGTCTGGAAGCTGAGTTGCATATTATAAACGGGAGCGTTGAGATCGCGCCTAACATCGGACTTTCAGATGCAATTTGTGATATAGTGAGCAGTGGAAGTACCCTGTTTAAAAATAATCTTCAGGAAGTAGCAGTCATCATGGAAAGTGAAGCTGTTCTTGCTGTCTCACCAAAATTGGAGTCTTCAGCAGACAAACTTTTACAACAATTGGCCTTTAGAATACAATCGGTTTTAAAAGGTCGCAGCTATCGATATGTGCTGCTTAATGCTCCAAACAATAAAATCGAGGCCATAGTGGAAATACTTCCGGGGATGAAGAGCCCTACCATTCTTCCATTGGCCGAGGCAGGATGGAGCAGTGTTCATTCTGTAGTAAACCGCGATGTGTTTTGGGAAGTGATAGAAGAATTAAAACAACATGGAGCAGAAGGAATTCTGGTTTGTCCTATTGAAAAAATGGTATTATGA
- the hisD gene encoding histidinol dehydrogenase, protein MNIIMEPEKAIWESIVSRPEYAVKDLDDLVNDMFSEIQKRGDDAVRNYTALFDGISVKEIQVTEAEIQNAVSQVPDKLKQAIQQAKMNIESFHSAQLSKNSRVETVPGVNCWTERRPIEKVGIYIPSGTAPLFSTILMLAIPARLAGCETIVMCTPPKENNLIDPVMLYAAKLCGISIICKVGGIQSIAAMALGTKSVPKVYKIYGPGNQFVTAAKQMATRYKTAIDMPAGPSELLVYADDTAKPAFVASDLLSQAEHGVDSQVILLSPSKKLLDRVIIELSAQLQSLPRKSIVEKALNHSRFIQIKNRSTAIEFINEYAPEHCIVISEDEQFILENIRNAGSVFIGNYTPESAGDYASGTNHTLPTNGFAKQYSGVNLDSFTKQITFQKISKLGIQNIGNIVELMAEAEGLQAHKNAVTIRLNDIRNER, encoded by the coding sequence ATGAATATAATAATGGAACCGGAGAAAGCAATATGGGAATCGATAGTGTCTCGTCCGGAGTATGCGGTCAAAGACCTGGACGATTTGGTAAATGATATGTTTTCTGAAATCCAAAAAAGAGGAGACGATGCAGTTCGAAATTATACAGCCCTGTTCGATGGTATTTCAGTAAAGGAAATTCAGGTAACAGAAGCAGAAATTCAAAATGCAGTGTCGCAAGTTCCCGATAAGCTGAAACAGGCAATTCAACAGGCAAAAATGAATATTGAATCCTTTCACAGCGCACAGCTGTCAAAAAATAGTAGGGTTGAAACCGTTCCTGGAGTGAACTGCTGGACTGAAAGAAGGCCTATAGAAAAGGTGGGGATCTATATACCTTCAGGGACAGCTCCTTTATTTTCAACAATTCTTATGCTGGCGATTCCTGCAAGACTTGCAGGTTGCGAAACCATAGTTATGTGTACTCCTCCTAAAGAAAATAACCTCATTGATCCGGTAATGTTATATGCTGCTAAATTGTGCGGTATCTCAATTATTTGCAAGGTTGGTGGAATTCAATCGATTGCGGCTATGGCACTGGGGACGAAATCGGTTCCAAAGGTCTACAAGATCTATGGCCCCGGAAACCAGTTTGTCACCGCTGCGAAACAAATGGCCACCCGATATAAAACCGCTATAGATATGCCCGCCGGACCATCAGAGTTGCTGGTCTATGCAGACGACACGGCCAAACCGGCTTTTGTGGCTTCCGATTTGTTGAGTCAGGCAGAACACGGTGTCGATAGTCAGGTAATCCTGCTTTCTCCATCAAAGAAACTTTTGGATCGCGTTATTATTGAGTTGAGTGCTCAGCTTCAGTCACTTCCCCGGAAATCGATCGTAGAGAAAGCACTAAATCACTCTAGATTTATTCAGATTAAAAACAGGTCAACAGCAATTGAATTTATTAATGAATACGCACCCGAACACTGTATAGTAATTTCTGAAGACGAGCAATTTATATTAGAGAATATACGAAATGCCGGGTCGGTATTTATTGGAAATTACACGCCTGAAAGTGCTGGAGATTATGCTTCAGGTACAAACCATACCCTACCAACAAATGGATTTGCAAAACAATATTCGGGAGTGAACTTGGATAGTTTTACCAAACAGATCACTTTTCAGAAAATTTCCAAATTAGGAATACAGAATATAGGAAATATTGTGGAGCTCATGGCAGAAGCAGAAGGATTGCAAGCACACAAGAATGCAGTGACAATTCGATTAAATGATATTAGAAATGAAAGATAA
- the hisC gene encoding histidinol-phosphate transaminase: MKDKNSILELVRPAIADLIPYRSAREEFSQTTREMVLLDANESPYSSEVNRYPDPQQRELKALISKLKGVNLNSILLGNGSDEVLDLIFRVFCEPGIDNVITLPPTYGMYNVLAGINNIENIEVPLTSKFEPDVDNILKSQNSQSKVLFLCSPNNPTGNRFQDKNIIRLLKQFRGIVVIDEAYIDFSEHDGFINQLSKFSNLIIVQTFSKAFGMAGIRLGMCFASEEIISTLNRVKPPYNVNELTQQYACKKLKGFEDINDRIDATRSERQQLCKALLNVSYVQKIYASDANFILMRVDDAEKRYLQLLDRGIVVRNRSQEVHCNNCLRITIGTAQENDKLLNELKAIDI; the protein is encoded by the coding sequence ATGAAAGATAAAAATTCGATTTTAGAACTGGTGAGACCTGCCATTGCAGACTTAATTCCTTACCGCTCGGCGCGTGAAGAATTCAGCCAAACGACTCGCGAAATGGTTCTTTTGGATGCAAATGAGAGCCCGTATTCGTCGGAGGTAAACCGATATCCCGATCCACAACAACGGGAGCTTAAGGCATTGATCTCAAAACTTAAAGGGGTAAACCTCAATTCTATTTTGCTAGGCAATGGTAGTGACGAAGTGCTGGATCTGATATTCCGGGTATTTTGTGAACCCGGAATCGATAATGTGATCACTCTGCCACCCACTTATGGGATGTATAACGTACTGGCTGGAATAAATAATATCGAAAATATTGAGGTTCCGCTGACATCTAAGTTTGAACCCGATGTTGACAACATTCTGAAGTCACAGAATAGCCAATCGAAGGTACTTTTTCTCTGTTCACCAAATAACCCAACTGGAAATCGCTTTCAGGATAAAAATATCATTCGGTTATTAAAACAATTTAGAGGAATTGTCGTGATCGATGAAGCATATATTGACTTTTCTGAACATGACGGATTTATCAACCAGCTAAGTAAATTCTCTAACCTTATAATAGTTCAAACCTTTTCAAAAGCATTTGGAATGGCCGGAATTCGATTAGGGATGTGTTTTGCTTCGGAAGAAATCATTTCTACACTGAATCGTGTTAAACCGCCTTATAATGTTAACGAACTCACCCAGCAATATGCCTGCAAAAAACTCAAGGGTTTTGAGGATATTAATGACCGAATAGATGCCACTAGAAGTGAAAGACAACAATTGTGCAAGGCGTTATTGAATGTTTCTTATGTTCAAAAAATATATGCCAGTGATGCCAATTTTATTTTGATGAGAGTGGACGACGCAGAAAAAAGATATTTACAACTCCTGGATCGTGGAATTGTAGTTCGAAACCGAAGTCAAGAAGTGCATTGTAATAATTGTTTACGGATCACCATAGGAACGGCACAGGAAAACGATAAACTATTGAACGAATTGAAAGCTATTGATATATGA
- the hisB gene encoding bifunctional histidinol-phosphatase/imidazoleglycerol-phosphate dehydratase HisB — protein sequence MKRRVLFIDRDGTLIKEPVDFQVDNISKVEFYPKMISSLNKIAEQGNFELVMVTNQDGLGTDSFPEDTFWPAHNFVLSTLKNEEIVFQEVVIDRTFPNDNKPTRKPGTALLQHFFTKDYDLKESYVIGDRLTDMELAVNLGAKGIYINNQNNLGASEVKIDKLELEKTIVLETNNWKEICELLTQGKRRAQLSRKTHETEITMALDLDGTGKSDINTGIAFFDHMLDQISRHGQIDLSIHVDGDLEVDEHHTIEDTAIVLGQLFTKALGDKAGIERYGFCLPMDDCLAQVAVDFGGRNWLVWDAEFKREMIGKMPTEMFYHFFKSFTDGANANLNIKAEGRNEHHKIEAIFKAFAKAIRAAVNRDQDKMILPTTKGML from the coding sequence ATGAAAAGGCGAGTACTATTTATAGACCGGGATGGAACCTTAATAAAGGAGCCGGTAGATTTTCAGGTTGACAATATCTCAAAAGTTGAATTCTACCCCAAAATGATTAGTTCACTGAATAAAATTGCCGAGCAAGGGAATTTTGAACTAGTGATGGTCACCAATCAGGATGGGTTGGGAACTGATTCATTTCCTGAAGATACATTCTGGCCGGCTCATAATTTTGTTTTAAGTACCCTTAAGAACGAAGAAATCGTGTTTCAGGAAGTTGTGATCGACAGGACTTTCCCCAATGATAATAAACCAACCAGAAAACCGGGAACGGCTTTACTTCAGCACTTTTTTACCAAAGATTATGACTTAAAGGAATCTTATGTGATCGGAGATCGCTTAACTGATATGGAATTGGCTGTCAATCTGGGAGCTAAAGGTATTTATATCAATAACCAAAACAATTTGGGTGCGTCTGAGGTTAAGATAGATAAGTTGGAATTAGAGAAGACCATCGTATTGGAAACGAATAATTGGAAGGAGATCTGTGAGTTGTTGACTCAGGGAAAACGAAGGGCACAATTATCAAGAAAGACACATGAGACGGAAATTACTATGGCATTGGATCTGGACGGTACAGGTAAGAGTGATATTAATACAGGTATTGCCTTCTTTGACCATATGCTGGATCAAATATCAAGGCACGGTCAAATTGACCTTAGTATACACGTGGACGGGGATTTGGAGGTAGATGAGCATCACACCATAGAGGATACCGCTATCGTACTGGGTCAATTATTTACTAAAGCGCTGGGAGACAAAGCAGGAATTGAGCGATATGGTTTTTGTTTGCCTATGGACGATTGCCTTGCACAGGTTGCTGTGGATTTCGGTGGAAGAAATTGGTTGGTATGGGATGCTGAATTTAAGAGAGAAATGATTGGTAAAATGCCTACCGAAATGTTTTATCATTTTTTTAAATCATTTACCGATGGGGCAAACGCGAATTTGAATATAAAAGCAGAAGGTAGGAATGAGCATCACAAAATTGAAGCCATATTCAAAGCATTTGCAAAAGCAATTAGAGCCGCGGTAAATCGCGATCAGGATAAAATGATATTACCCACCACTAAAGGAATGTTGTAA
- the hisH gene encoding imidazole glycerol phosphate synthase subunit HisH, with protein sequence MNIVIIDYGAGNIQSLKFAIERLGYSAKLSSSAEQIRNADKIIFPGVGEASNALQQLKQNGLDEVIPTLQQPVLGICLGMQLLCKSTKEGNTTGLGIFDVDVIRFSQKVKVPQIGWNEIESLNSLLFKGIKEREYMYLVHSYYAPLCEQTIATTFYDTNYSSALQKDNFYGFQFHPEKSGKAGSQLLNNFLTL encoded by the coding sequence ATGAATATAGTGATCATAGATTATGGTGCCGGAAATATTCAGAGCTTAAAATTTGCCATCGAACGATTGGGTTATTCAGCAAAGCTAAGCAGCTCTGCAGAGCAAATACGCAACGCAGACAAGATAATATTCCCCGGTGTAGGGGAAGCAAGCAATGCGTTACAACAGCTTAAACAAAATGGCTTGGATGAGGTTATTCCAACTTTGCAGCAGCCGGTTTTAGGAATATGTTTAGGCATGCAATTGCTATGCAAAAGTACCAAAGAAGGAAATACCACGGGCTTGGGCATTTTTGATGTGGATGTTATTCGTTTTTCTCAAAAAGTAAAGGTTCCTCAAATTGGATGGAACGAGATAGAAAGCTTGAATAGCCTGTTGTTTAAAGGGATTAAAGAAAGAGAATATATGTACCTGGTGCACAGCTATTATGCTCCCCTTTGTGAACAAACCATCGCCACTACGTTCTACGATACGAATTATTCATCGGCCTTACAAAAGGATAATTTTTATGGATTTCAGTTTCATCCCGAAAAAAGCGGAAAAGCCGGGTCCCAACTATTAAATAATTTTTTAACACTGTAA
- the hisA gene encoding 1-(5-phosphoribosyl)-5-[(5-phosphoribosylamino)methylideneamino]imidazole-4-carboxamide isomerase: MRIIPAIDIIEGKCVRLTKGDYNTKKVYNEHPLEVAKMFEDHGIRHVHLVDLDGARGKGIVNAGVLESIATKTNLQIDFGGGLKSMADAVTAFNSGACQITAGSIAVTDPGLFTAWIERFGPGKIILGADVNHKKIAVNGWLEPTEVELIPFIKKYKLLGIHEVICTDIKKDGMLQGPSAALYKDLLNKVDGLALIASGGITSMDDIVGLSKIGCKGAIIGKAIYEGRISLKQLESYISC; encoded by the coding sequence ATGAGGATCATACCTGCAATCGATATTATTGAAGGAAAATGTGTTCGGCTCACCAAAGGAGATTATAACACAAAGAAGGTTTACAATGAACATCCGCTAGAGGTCGCGAAAATGTTTGAGGACCACGGAATTCGCCATGTACATCTCGTAGATCTTGATGGTGCCAGAGGCAAGGGAATTGTAAATGCCGGAGTTTTGGAGTCGATCGCGACAAAGACGAACCTACAGATTGATTTTGGTGGTGGACTGAAATCTATGGCCGATGCGGTTACCGCATTTAATTCTGGTGCCTGCCAGATCACGGCAGGAAGTATTGCCGTTACAGACCCGGGACTCTTTACAGCATGGATTGAACGATTTGGTCCGGGTAAGATCATTCTTGGAGCCGATGTTAACCATAAGAAGATTGCTGTTAACGGATGGCTTGAACCTACAGAAGTTGAACTAATTCCTTTTATAAAAAAGTACAAGCTCCTTGGAATTCATGAAGTGATCTGTACCGATATCAAAAAGGATGGGATGCTTCAAGGGCCCTCTGCGGCACTGTATAAGGATCTGCTAAATAAGGTTGATGGCTTGGCGTTGATCGCGTCCGGTGGAATTACATCGATGGACGATATTGTAGGGCTGTCTAAGATCGGTTGCAAGGGAGCCATAATAGGGAAGGCGATTTACGAAGGACGTATCTCTTTAAAACAATTAGAATCATACATATCATGTTAG
- the hisF gene encoding imidazole glycerol phosphate synthase subunit HisF translates to MLAKRIIPCLDIKNGRTVKGVNFLNMRDAGDPVDLAKIYSEKGADELVFLDISATDEGRKTLSSLVLRIAEAVNIPFTVGGGIRSVANVKELLDSGADKVSVNSAAIRNPALINELSGTYGSQCIVVAIDAKLIDGIWKVFLNGGKLKTSLNLFDWALEAEQRGAGELLFTSMDHDGTKNGFANETLKKLSETVNIPIIASGGAGSYEHFTDVFIRGKADAALAASVFHFQEITIPKLKTNLKQQGIAIRI, encoded by the coding sequence ATGTTAGCAAAACGGATAATTCCCTGTCTTGATATTAAGAATGGAAGAACTGTAAAGGGTGTAAACTTTCTAAATATGAGAGATGCCGGTGATCCGGTGGATCTGGCAAAGATATATTCTGAAAAAGGTGCCGATGAATTGGTTTTTTTAGATATATCGGCAACAGATGAAGGCAGAAAAACTTTATCGTCCCTGGTTCTGCGCATAGCTGAAGCGGTGAATATTCCATTTACAGTTGGCGGTGGAATTCGCTCTGTGGCGAACGTTAAGGAGCTACTTGACAGTGGAGCCGATAAGGTTTCGGTGAATTCTGCGGCAATTAGGAATCCTGCGCTCATCAATGAACTTTCCGGAACATATGGGTCACAATGTATCGTTGTGGCAATCGACGCAAAACTAATAGATGGTATTTGGAAGGTCTTCCTTAACGGTGGAAAACTAAAGACTTCATTAAATCTGTTTGATTGGGCCCTGGAAGCTGAGCAACGTGGGGCAGGGGAATTATTGTTTACCTCTATGGATCACGATGGGACTAAAAACGGATTTGCCAACGAAACGCTTAAAAAACTTTCAGAAACCGTAAATATTCCAATAATTGCTTCAGGAGGTGCCGGAAGTTACGAACATTTTACCGATGTGTTTATACGCGGAAAGGCCGACGCAGCTTTAGCTGCAAGTGTTTTTCATTTTCAGGAAATAACCATTCCGAAGCTAAAAACCAATTTAAAACAACAAGGAATAGCAATACGAATTTAG